The following is a genomic window from Pseudothermotoga thermarum DSM 5069.
ACCCTTTGCAAGAGCTCTTTGAGCTATGAGTTTACCAACTTCTCTTGCAGCTTCTATGTTGTAAGTTTTCTTGAGCTTTCCAGCCAGTTCTCGGTCCAAAGTAGAAGCTGCCACAAGAGTGTGACCAATTGTATCATCGATGATTTGAGCATAAATGTGCTTTTCACTTCTGTAAACGCACAACCTAGGTCTTTCAGGAGTACCGAATATTTTCTTTCTAATTCTCAAATGTCTCTTTT
Proteins encoded in this region:
- the rplR gene encoding 50S ribosomal protein L18 — protein: MIKKEDRKLKRKKRHLRIRKKIFGTPERPRLCVYRSEKHIYAQIIDDTIGHTLVAASTLDRELAGKLKKTYNIEAAREVGKLIAQRALAKGITQVVFDRGGFKFHGRVKALADAAREAGLKF